A genomic window from Tolypothrix sp. PCC 7910 includes:
- a CDS encoding class II aldolase/adducin family protein produces MKNNRKTMARFDRPQPPVFAKVEDERLYRKQRLAAAFRLFGRFGFSEGIAGHITARDPEFTDHFWVNPLGTYFGHIRVSDLILVDREGEVVKGDAAVNRAAFAIHSQVHEARPDVIAAAHAHSLHGKSWSSLGRLLDPLTQDACAFYQDHTIFDDYKGVVLDTSEGKRIAEALGDKKAVILRNHGFLTVGRTVDEAAWWYITFERSAQAQLLAEAAGKPISIDHEIATLTHSQVGTHAGGWFSFQPLYDRIVREEPDLLE; encoded by the coding sequence ATAAAGAACAACCGGAAGACTATGGCGAGATTTGATAGACCCCAACCACCAGTTTTTGCAAAAGTCGAAGATGAACGCCTCTACCGCAAACAACGCCTAGCGGCTGCATTTCGCCTATTTGGTCGTTTTGGGTTCAGTGAAGGAATCGCAGGCCATATTACCGCCCGCGACCCAGAATTTACTGACCATTTTTGGGTAAATCCTCTAGGAACTTACTTCGGCCATATCCGTGTTTCTGACTTAATTTTGGTTGATAGAGAAGGCGAAGTAGTTAAAGGTGATGCGGCTGTTAATCGCGCCGCCTTTGCTATTCATTCTCAAGTACATGAAGCCCGACCTGATGTCATTGCAGCCGCACACGCCCATTCTCTACATGGGAAATCTTGGTCAAGTTTAGGTCGTCTACTTGACCCCTTAACTCAAGATGCTTGTGCTTTTTATCAAGACCACACCATTTTTGATGATTATAAGGGTGTAGTTCTAGATACTTCAGAGGGTAAAAGAATTGCCGAAGCATTAGGCGATAAAAAAGCTGTCATTCTTCGCAATCATGGCTTTTTGACAGTAGGAAGAACAGTAGACGAAGCTGCTTGGTGGTATATCACATTTGAGCGATCGGCTCAAGCACAACTTTTAGCTGAAGCAGCAGGTAAACCAATTTCTATTGACCATGAAATTGCTACTTTAACCCATAGTCAAGTTGGAACTCATGCAGGTGGCTGGTTTAGTTTCCAACCACTCTATGACAGAATTGTCCGCGAAGAACCGGATTTATTAGAGTAA
- a CDS encoding aliphatic sulfonate ABC transporter substrate-binding protein, protein MVNYLQEHYFRYKQAYSTRSFLLAVAYLSLMVTGCSQKTAVNPPAKSNSASQVVSNNQNSEKNNVVRLGYQKGGIIPISRQRGDLEKQLTAQNIKVEWTGPFDRCATLLAAINGNRADIGGCGDIPTISGIASGQPLCIGSVQRPQPDSLGSAILVRGDSAIRKPADLIGKKVAVNQGGAGEYLLLKVLEKENIPKDKVQRVYLSPNDAAPALYQGSVDGWAVWEPYISIAELEHKARRITTTHPAPTYSIMVVRGDAAKDNPVAIKSALTALSQDGEWLNQHTDAAADFMVKELKVSQAVAKQATKNRGPESYVFPNADDIAKLQKTADWLLEQKILPKRVDIAASVCPLGTTATR, encoded by the coding sequence GTGGTGAATTATTTACAAGAGCATTACTTTCGCTATAAACAAGCGTATTCTACCCGGAGTTTTTTACTTGCTGTTGCATATCTGAGTTTGATGGTTACTGGTTGCAGTCAAAAAACGGCTGTGAATCCGCCAGCTAAGTCCAATTCTGCCTCACAGGTTGTGAGTAACAATCAAAATTCCGAAAAAAATAATGTAGTTCGTTTGGGATACCAAAAAGGCGGGATTATTCCCATTTCTCGTCAGCGCGGCGACCTGGAAAAGCAGCTAACAGCGCAAAATATTAAAGTTGAATGGACTGGCCCTTTTGACCGATGTGCTACGTTGTTAGCAGCCATTAATGGTAATCGTGCAGACATTGGTGGTTGCGGTGATATTCCTACTATCTCAGGAATTGCTTCTGGACAACCGCTCTGTATTGGTTCTGTACAGCGTCCTCAACCCGATTCCTTGGGTAGTGCTATCTTAGTTCGCGGTGATTCTGCTATCCGTAAACCTGCTGATTTAATTGGTAAAAAAGTAGCAGTTAATCAAGGGGGTGCAGGTGAATACCTGTTATTAAAAGTTTTAGAAAAAGAAAATATCCCCAAAGATAAAGTCCAGCGAGTTTATCTATCGCCAAATGATGCTGCACCAGCGCTATACCAAGGTTCAGTTGATGGTTGGGCTGTTTGGGAACCTTATATTTCCATTGCGGAACTAGAACATAAAGCGCGACGAATCACCACTACACATCCTGCACCTACCTACAGCATTATGGTTGTGCGCGGTGATGCGGCGAAAGACAATCCTGTAGCAATTAAATCTGCACTGACAGCTTTGAGCCAAGATGGTGAATGGCTGAATCAGCATACCGATGCAGCCGCAGATTTTATGGTGAAGGAACTGAAAGTTTCCCAAGCTGTAGCCAAGCAAGCTACTAAGAATCGCGGCCCTGAGTCTTACGTTTTTCCCAACGCGGATGATATCGCCAAGCTTCAGAAAACAGCTGATTGGTTATTAGAGCAAAAAATTCTGCCTAAACGAGTAGATATTGCCGCTTCAGTATGTCCTTTGGGAACTACTGCAACGAGGTAG
- a CDS encoding oligosaccharide flippase family protein produces the protein MTNLSVSQKSGSIQLAELAKDTIVALIIQVTGLVLIYLLQIFLAQWMGRTEYGIYEYVMSWSLLLAVPAELGLPTTVLRLLPEYRVKQEWGRLQGLVRGCWLLVFSNSLLLIICAAGTILVINYYHSFVYATPLLLGMVLVLLQSLARFQQETGRAMEDILIAFIPSQIIWPVLVLAGGFVFMQTQDDLTSVPMIAIASGMFIVIVVSQLYLLWKKLHSDFVAATPVYAYREWLNIAVILLIQQASFGILSQTDTVMIGSLIGPEAAGIYNAAVKTAAWTSFVLQIVNMVAAPVFTTLYTKGDIPELQKVVSCVTSWIFWPTVAMTILLMTFTQPILNLFGAGFVEASLSLKILIMGQMVNALCGSVGILMIMTGHQNKSLPVIVASALLNIVLNAILIPIFNITGAAIATSFTMIVWNIWLGALVVKYVGVRPSIFYTLFARENESIT, from the coding sequence ATGACAAACTTGTCAGTTTCACAAAAGTCAGGAAGCATTCAATTAGCTGAACTGGCTAAAGACACTATTGTGGCTTTAATCATTCAAGTGACTGGTTTAGTTTTGATATATCTCCTGCAAATATTTCTGGCGCAGTGGATGGGAAGAACTGAATATGGCATTTATGAATATGTCATGTCTTGGTCGTTATTGTTAGCAGTTCCCGCAGAATTAGGTCTACCTACTACGGTTTTGCGTTTGCTTCCTGAATACCGAGTTAAGCAGGAATGGGGACGTTTACAAGGTTTAGTTCGTGGTTGTTGGTTACTCGTATTTTCCAACAGTTTACTGTTGATTATCTGCGCTGCAGGGACAATTTTAGTTATTAATTATTACCACAGTTTTGTCTATGCAACTCCGCTACTGTTGGGGATGGTATTAGTATTACTACAGAGTTTGGCTAGGTTCCAGCAAGAAACAGGAAGGGCGATGGAGGATATTCTTATAGCCTTTATTCCATCGCAAATTATCTGGCCTGTTTTGGTGCTGGCTGGTGGCTTTGTATTTATGCAAACCCAGGATGATTTGACTAGCGTACCAATGATTGCGATCGCTTCCGGTATGTTTATCGTAATTGTGGTATCTCAACTATACTTATTGTGGAAAAAATTACACAGTGACTTTGTAGCAGCAACGCCAGTTTATGCTTACCGTGAGTGGTTAAATATCGCGGTGATTTTGTTAATTCAACAAGCATCGTTTGGGATTTTGAGCCAAACAGATACAGTCATGATTGGTTCATTGATTGGCCCGGAAGCAGCAGGTATTTACAACGCAGCAGTAAAAACAGCCGCCTGGACAAGTTTTGTTTTACAAATTGTGAATATGGTAGCTGCACCTGTATTTACAACTTTGTACACTAAAGGAGATATTCCAGAATTACAAAAGGTGGTTTCTTGTGTAACTAGTTGGATTTTCTGGCCGACTGTCGCTATGACAATTTTACTCATGACCTTTACGCAGCCAATTCTCAATTTGTTTGGTGCAGGTTTTGTTGAAGCGAGTTTGTCCTTAAAAATTCTGATTATGGGACAGATGGTAAATGCTTTATGTGGTTCTGTAGGGATTTTGATGATTATGACTGGTCATCAAAATAAATCTTTACCTGTAATTGTTGCTAGTGCCTTACTCAATATAGTCTTGAATGCGATATTAATTCCCATATTTAATATTACTGGGGCAGCGATCGCAACAAGTTTCACCATGATAGTTTGGAATATTTGGTTGGGTGCTTTGGTTGTTAAATATGTTGGCGTGCGTCCTTCAATTTTTTACACTCTGTTTGCTAGAGAAAATGAATCCATAACCTAA
- a CDS encoding O-acetylhomoserine aminocarboxypropyltransferase/cysteine synthase family protein, which yields MSEKYRFETLQVHAGQEPAPGTNARAVPIYQTTSYVFDDAEHGARLFALQEFGNIYTRIMNPTTDVFEKRIAALEGGVAALATSSGQAAQFLAISTIAQAGDNIVSTSFLYGGTYNQFKVALPRLGINVKFVEGDDVENFRQAIDDRTKALYVETIGNPQFNIPDFAALAHVAHENGIPLIVDNTFGAGGYLARPIEHGADIVVESATKWIGGHGTSIGGVIVDSGKFNWGNGKFPIFTEPSPGYHGLNFQEVFGVGSPFGNIAFIIRARVEGLRDFGPSLSPFNAFLLLQGLETLSLRVDRHVSNALELAQWLEQQPQVAWVNYPGLHHHPYHQRAKKYLRNGFGGVLNFGIKGGLEAGKTFINNVKLASHLANVGDAKTLVIHPASTTHQQLNNDEQVSAGVTPDLVRVSVGIEHIDDIKEDFEQAFGKISH from the coding sequence ATGTCTGAAAAATATCGCTTTGAAACTTTGCAAGTCCATGCAGGACAAGAACCAGCACCTGGAACAAATGCGCGTGCTGTCCCAATTTATCAAACAACATCATACGTTTTTGACGATGCGGAGCATGGGGCGCGGTTGTTTGCGTTGCAAGAATTTGGCAACATTTACACGCGGATTATGAATCCGACAACGGATGTTTTTGAAAAGCGAATTGCAGCGTTAGAGGGGGGTGTCGCCGCATTAGCTACTTCTAGCGGACAAGCTGCACAATTTTTGGCTATCAGTACGATCGCTCAAGCAGGAGATAATATTGTTTCTACCAGTTTTTTATATGGTGGCACTTATAACCAATTCAAAGTTGCTTTACCACGTTTAGGTATAAATGTCAAATTTGTTGAAGGCGATGATGTAGAAAATTTCCGTCAGGCGATCGACGATCGCACAAAAGCATTGTATGTTGAAACCATTGGTAATCCCCAATTCAACATTCCTGATTTTGCAGCTTTAGCCCACGTTGCTCACGAAAATGGTATTCCCCTAATTGTCGATAATACCTTTGGTGCAGGTGGGTATTTAGCACGACCAATTGAACATGGTGCAGATATTGTAGTGGAATCTGCAACTAAGTGGATTGGTGGTCATGGTACTTCTATTGGCGGTGTAATAGTCGATTCTGGTAAATTTAACTGGGGTAATGGCAAATTCCCCATCTTTACCGAACCATCTCCCGGATATCATGGGCTAAATTTCCAAGAAGTGTTTGGTGTCGGTAGTCCTTTTGGGAATATTGCTTTTATTATCCGCGCCAGAGTAGAAGGGTTAAGAGATTTCGGCCCCTCTTTGAGTCCATTTAACGCCTTTTTATTATTACAAGGGTTAGAAACTCTCTCGTTACGTGTAGATCGCCATGTCAGCAATGCTTTAGAATTAGCCCAGTGGTTAGAACAGCAACCACAAGTAGCCTGGGTTAATTATCCCGGACTTCACCATCATCCTTATCATCAGCGAGCGAAAAAATATCTGAGAAACGGCTTTGGCGGAGTTTTAAATTTTGGGATCAAAGGCGGATTAGAAGCAGGTAAAACCTTCATTAATAATGTGAAATTAGCGAGTCATCTAGCCAACGTTGGCGATGCAAAAACCCTCGTCATTCATCCAGCTTCTACTACCCATCAACAACTAAACAATGATGAACAAGTTTCCGCAGGTGTCACACCAGATTTAGTGCGTGTATCAGTGGGAATTGAACACATTGACGATATTAAAGAAGATTTTGAGCAAGCATTTGGGAAGATTAGTCATTAG
- the metX gene encoding homoserine O-acetyltransferase yields the protein MKYQHLISPQTQYYHLSQPFKLEGGKVLTGVQMAYRTWGKLNSQGDNGVLICHALTGSADADVWWEDLFGSGKAFDSDRNFIVCSNILGSCYGTTGATSINPQTGIAYGASFPAITIRDMVRLQAELIKYLGIKSLELVIGGSLGGMQVLEWALLYPEIVKAIAPIATSGRHSAWCIGLSEAQRQAIYNDPNWKDGNYTDEEPPNQGLAVARMMAMSMYRYWESFTERFGRQYDDSANQYAIASYLQHHGQKLVERFDANTYITLTKAMDSHDIAQGKDYESVLQSIKQPALVVAIDSDILYPPVEQQELADLIPNAQLVWLKSTYGHDAFLIDTAVLNQQIINFRQDAYTNENPAFLIYCEFNDD from the coding sequence ATGAAATACCAGCATTTAATTTCACCACAAACACAGTATTACCATCTCTCGCAGCCGTTTAAGTTAGAGGGGGGTAAAGTTTTAACTGGGGTGCAAATGGCTTATCGAACTTGGGGAAAGTTGAACTCACAAGGCGATAATGGAGTGCTAATTTGTCATGCTTTGACTGGTTCAGCTGATGCGGATGTTTGGTGGGAAGATTTATTTGGTTCAGGAAAAGCATTTGATAGCGATCGCAATTTTATCGTATGCAGTAACATTTTAGGAAGTTGTTACGGTACGACAGGCGCGACTAGCATCAATCCTCAAACCGGAATTGCTTACGGCGCATCATTTCCCGCCATTACAATTCGGGATATGGTGCGTTTACAAGCTGAACTCATTAAATACCTGGGAATTAAATCTCTGGAACTAGTAATTGGTGGTTCTCTGGGTGGGATGCAAGTACTAGAGTGGGCTTTATTATATCCAGAAATTGTCAAAGCGATCGCACCCATTGCCACCTCTGGAAGACATTCGGCTTGGTGTATTGGATTGAGTGAAGCCCAAAGACAAGCCATATATAACGATCCTAACTGGAAAGATGGTAACTATACAGATGAGGAACCACCCAACCAAGGATTAGCTGTAGCGCGAATGATGGCGATGAGTATGTATCGTTATTGGGAAAGCTTTACAGAACGCTTTGGACGACAGTATGATGACTCTGCTAACCAATATGCGATCGCTAGCTATTTACAACATCATGGTCAAAAGCTAGTAGAAAGGTTTGATGCCAATACTTATATTACTCTTACCAAAGCGATGGATAGTCATGATATCGCTCAAGGTAAAGACTATGAATCTGTTTTGCAAAGTATTAAACAACCTGCTTTAGTTGTCGCCATTGATTCTGACATTCTTTATCCCCCAGTAGAACAACAAGAATTAGCAGATTTAATTCCTAATGCTCAACTAGTTTGGCTGAAATCAACCTATGGACACGATGCATTTTTAATTGATACAGCAGTACTTAATCAACAAATAATTAATTTTCGACAAGATGCGTACACTAACGAAAATCCTGCTTTTCTCATTTACTGTGAGTTTAATGATGACTAA
- a CDS encoding MetQ/NlpA family ABC transporter substrate-binding protein produces the protein MKKQQYLLPLTKTNRRFFLTAGSAFTASLLFAGCSRISGTVAKSEQEEIIKVGVTGIVSEDILKFVNKNLAPQEKLKIKVVKFNDWIQPNTALRDKVIDANFFQHKPFMNNAVKELKINLVPLNTIYLNTLGLFSKNLKSVNEIPQNATVTIANDVINNDRGLRLLAANGLIKLKDNIGEFVTQRDIAANPKSLKIKEVEGVQVVRAINDVDFIVSSAQTVALAGIEPNSMGAETVKDKKYALALVTLQGRENEQKIQKLNKLLINSQVKDFINKEYKGRLIPVF, from the coding sequence ATGAAGAAACAGCAGTATTTACTTCCTTTGACAAAAACTAATCGCCGTTTCTTCCTGACAGCAGGAAGTGCATTTACCGCTTCACTTTTGTTTGCAGGTTGTAGCCGAATTTCTGGAACTGTAGCCAAAAGTGAACAAGAAGAAATTATTAAAGTTGGGGTTACTGGGATAGTTTCCGAAGATATTTTGAAATTTGTTAACAAGAATCTTGCACCTCAAGAGAAATTAAAAATTAAGGTAGTGAAATTTAATGACTGGATACAACCCAATACAGCATTAAGAGATAAGGTAATTGATGCTAATTTCTTTCAGCATAAACCTTTTATGAATAATGCTGTGAAGGAACTGAAAATTAATCTGGTGCCCTTGAATACAATTTATCTCAATACTCTGGGGCTTTTTTCTAAAAATCTCAAATCAGTGAATGAAATTCCTCAAAATGCCACTGTGACCATTGCTAATGATGTAATTAATAATGATAGAGGGTTAAGATTATTAGCAGCTAATGGTTTAATTAAGTTAAAAGATAATATTGGCGAATTTGTGACTCAAAGAGATATTGCAGCTAATCCTAAAAGTTTGAAAATTAAAGAAGTAGAAGGTGTCCAAGTTGTCCGAGCGATTAATGATGTAGATTTTATTGTTTCTTCAGCTCAAACTGTAGCTTTAGCGGGGATAGAACCTAATTCTATGGGAGCAGAAACAGTTAAGGATAAAAAATATGCTCTTGCTTTAGTCACATTGCAGGGGCGAGAAAATGAACAGAAGATTCAAAAGTTAAATAAACTGCTTATTAATTCTCAAGTCAAAGATTTTATAAATAAAGAATATAAGGGCAGACTTATACCTGTTTTTTAG
- a CDS encoding methionine ABC transporter permease produces MQGWELINSLLLASQETFYMVGVSAVVAILLGLPVGLLLVMTSPGNVLYAPKLNKILSAIVNTGRSFPFIILLVVLTPLTRLIVGTSIGSTAALVPLTLAAIPFFGRIAETSILEVDKGLIEAAEAMGCDYWQIVLKVLIPEALPSIILGVTILIVSLLNSSAMAGAVGGGGLGNLAIQYGYQRFDVGVMFATIIVLIFLVQIIQFLGDLLARQLRKK; encoded by the coding sequence ATGCAAGGATGGGAATTAATTAACAGTTTATTGCTTGCAAGTCAGGAGACTTTTTACATGGTGGGAGTCTCCGCCGTTGTAGCGATACTTTTGGGTTTACCTGTGGGTTTATTGTTAGTAATGACTAGCCCTGGTAATGTTCTCTATGCTCCAAAACTCAACAAAATATTAAGTGCAATAGTTAATACTGGGCGCTCTTTTCCATTTATTATTTTACTTGTAGTGCTTACGCCTTTAACGCGATTAATTGTTGGCACTTCTATCGGTAGTACCGCCGCACTTGTTCCTCTGACTCTCGCAGCCATTCCCTTTTTTGGGCGGATTGCAGAAACTAGTATTCTCGAAGTAGATAAAGGGTTAATAGAAGCAGCAGAAGCAATGGGTTGCGACTATTGGCAAATTGTTTTGAAAGTTTTGATTCCAGAGGCATTACCTTCGATTATTTTAGGGGTAACAATTTTAATTGTGAGTCTCTTGAATTCTTCTGCAATGGCTGGGGCTGTTGGTGGCGGTGGTTTGGGTAATTTAGCTATTCAATACGGCTATCAAAGGTTTGATGTGGGAGTCATGTTTGCCACAATTATTGTGCTGATTTTCTTGGTACAGATTATTCAATTTTTGGGTGATTTGTTGGCACGACAGTTGCGGAAGAAGTAA
- a CDS encoding methionine ABC transporter ATP-binding protein, with translation MIEFIDIRKIYHQGEHKIVALDGVNLHVKAGEIFGVLGQSGAGKSTLIRCVNQLEKPTSGYVKVNGQEITSLSGTALRQARQRIGMIFQHFNLLSCRTVAENIAFPLEVIGYSKLRRKAKVEELLSLVGLEGKANAYPAQLSGGQKQRVGIARALAGEPNVLLSDEATSALDPQTTRSILELLRDLNQRMGLTILLITHEMGVVKQICDSVAILHAGKVVEQGSVSDLAAQPDSLLAREFFPRSHNYIPRPGTVLATVAFADESARNSIFTTLTRRFDIDVNILNGSVETLGDRRVGQFQVELAGIKVKQALEYLHNSEYAVEVH, from the coding sequence ATGATAGAGTTTATTGATATTCGCAAAATCTACCACCAAGGCGAACATAAAATAGTAGCTTTAGATGGAGTAAATCTACACGTTAAAGCAGGAGAAATATTTGGCGTATTAGGTCAAAGTGGTGCTGGTAAAAGTACCTTAATTCGCTGCGTTAATCAATTAGAAAAACCTACATCTGGTTATGTAAAAGTTAATGGACAAGAAATAACATCTCTTAGTGGTACGGCTTTGCGTCAAGCACGCCAGCGTATAGGAATGATTTTTCAACATTTTAATTTACTCAGTTGTAGAACTGTGGCGGAAAATATTGCTTTCCCTTTGGAGGTGATTGGTTATAGTAAATTGCGACGCAAAGCTAAAGTTGAAGAATTACTTTCATTGGTGGGTTTAGAAGGTAAAGCTAATGCTTATCCTGCACAACTTTCTGGGGGACAAAAGCAACGGGTAGGAATTGCGCGCGCCTTAGCGGGAGAACCAAATGTATTACTTTCTGATGAAGCAACATCAGCCCTCGACCCCCAAACTACACGCTCAATTTTAGAACTATTGCGTGACTTGAATCAACGCATGGGATTGACGATTTTGCTGATTACTCATGAAATGGGTGTAGTTAAACAAATCTGCGATAGCGTGGCGATACTTCATGCTGGTAAGGTTGTAGAACAAGGTAGCGTCAGCGATTTAGCAGCGCAACCGGATTCTTTATTAGCTAGAGAGTTTTTCCCCCGTTCTCATAACTATATACCCCGTCCTGGAACAGTTTTGGCAACAGTCGCATTTGCTGATGAAAGTGCGAGAAATTCGATATTTACTACCTTGACGCGCCGTTTTGATATAGATGTAAATATCCTCAATGGTAGCGTAGAAACTTTAGGCGATCGCCGTGTCGGTCAGTTTCAAGTTGAACTTGCAGGGATTAAGGTAAAGCAAGCTTTGGAATACTTACATAATTCAGAATATGCTGTTGAGGTGCATTAA
- a CDS encoding MetQ/NlpA family ABC transporter substrate-binding protein: MSIFKRGDRMNIKRRFFVIATASFIATVTSCSSPQNNGTTTTATNPTATTAANTVATGAKEKIKVGVSPVPAGEILEFVKKNLAPEAGLDIEIVTFNDPVQNNTALKDGQIDANYFQHIPYMEDYGKRKNLQMYAFTPQIHLNPVGIFSKKYKSLAEVPNKALVTIPDDISNAHRALKVLEEAKLIKLKPNAQPASPKDIIENPKNLQIKEIPGAQAIPTLPDVDLAGITGNWVVQSGMKTDKDALALESAQNPLYAVTVTTLAGKENDPRIQKLHKLLRDDKVKQFIREKYQGAVLPIP, from the coding sequence TTGTCAATATTTAAGAGAGGCGATCGCATGAATATTAAACGTCGATTCTTTGTTATAGCAACTGCATCTTTTATAGCTACAGTAACTAGTTGTAGTTCACCTCAAAATAACGGTACAACAACCACAGCAACTAATCCTACTGCAACAACGGCTGCAAATACAGTTGCAACAGGAGCAAAAGAGAAAATCAAAGTCGGAGTTTCGCCAGTTCCGGCTGGAGAGATTTTGGAATTTGTGAAAAAAAATCTTGCACCAGAAGCAGGATTAGATATTGAAATTGTCACTTTTAACGATCCAGTGCAGAATAATACTGCGTTAAAAGATGGACAAATCGATGCTAATTACTTCCAACATATCCCCTATATGGAAGATTATGGCAAGCGCAAAAATCTTCAAATGTACGCTTTTACTCCCCAGATACATTTAAATCCTGTAGGGATATTTTCTAAAAAATATAAATCTCTGGCGGAGGTTCCTAATAAAGCTTTAGTCACAATTCCCGATGATATTAGCAATGCTCATCGTGCTTTAAAAGTATTAGAAGAAGCAAAGCTAATTAAACTCAAACCCAACGCCCAACCTGCTAGTCCTAAAGATATTATTGAAAATCCGAAAAACTTGCAGATTAAAGAAATACCTGGAGCGCAAGCAATCCCTACTCTTCCTGATGTGGATTTAGCGGGAATTACAGGTAATTGGGTTGTGCAATCTGGGATGAAAACAGATAAAGATGCTTTAGCACTAGAGTCAGCGCAAAATCCACTGTATGCGGTGACTGTAACTACATTAGCAGGAAAGGAAAACGATCCGAGAATTCAAAAACTGCATAAATTGCTACGGGATGACAAAGTAAAGCAATTTATTAGAGAAAAATATCAAGGCGCTGTACTTCCTATTCCTTAA
- a CDS encoding LLM class flavin-dependent oxidoreductase, giving the protein MPQPRYGIWIPVYGNCGAMNHPYEPRDASYNRAKQLIQLAEAYGFTTTLIAEHIINPRNQELDQLETWTTAAALAEATKSIEIIAAIKPLLFHPVVLAKMALNIDAISGGRFAINLISAWFMPELQKSGIPFLPHDERYRYSQQWMEVVKALWSGEKVNYQSEYFQISDLCLRPRPIAQPHPLVYLGGESDAAKNLAMETADVFFLNGRPLDVIRETIADVRKRERKQPHPLQFAMSAFVIARPTDAEAQTEYEYLRELAQQDDRTELMKGVEPDVVMFKNMAKYPGVGSNGGTAAGLVGSYDTVAARIADFVEVGVDTFMLQFQPFPPEMKRFAEEVMPRVRSRELVA; this is encoded by the coding sequence ATGCCTCAGCCACGATACGGGATTTGGATTCCCGTTTACGGCAATTGTGGCGCGATGAACCACCCGTATGAACCCCGTGATGCTAGCTATAACCGAGCCAAGCAACTCATCCAACTAGCAGAAGCCTATGGGTTTACCACCACTCTCATCGCTGAACACATTATCAATCCGAGAAATCAAGAATTAGACCAGCTAGAGACTTGGACAACTGCAGCAGCCCTAGCAGAAGCAACTAAATCTATAGAAATTATCGCCGCCATTAAACCTTTGCTATTTCATCCCGTAGTTTTGGCAAAGATGGCATTAAATATTGATGCCATTAGTGGCGGTAGATTTGCAATTAATTTAATCAGCGCCTGGTTTATGCCGGAATTGCAAAAATCCGGCATACCTTTCCTACCTCATGATGAACGCTATCGCTATTCCCAGCAGTGGATGGAAGTAGTCAAAGCCCTGTGGAGTGGCGAAAAAGTTAATTATCAAAGCGAATACTTTCAAATTAGCGATTTATGCCTGCGTCCGCGTCCCATAGCGCAACCTCATCCCCTTGTATATCTAGGCGGAGAATCAGATGCGGCGAAGAATCTGGCAATGGAAACAGCAGATGTATTCTTTCTCAATGGTCGCCCCTTAGATGTTATTAGGGAAACTATTGCTGATGTCAGAAAGCGGGAACGGAAACAACCTCATCCGCTACAGTTTGCCATGTCAGCTTTTGTCATTGCGCGGCCTACTGATGCAGAAGCTCAAACCGAATATGAATACCTGCGAGAACTCGCCCAACAAGATGACAGAACCGAACTGATGAAAGGCGTGGAACCAGATGTGGTGATGTTTAAGAATATGGCGAAATATCCAGGGGTGGGAAGTAATGGCGGCACAGCGGCGGGGTTAGTTGGTAGTTATGACACCGTAGCCGCCAGAATTGCAGATTTTGTGGAAGTTGGTGTAGATACTTTCATGCTGCAATTCCAACCTTTTCCCCCAGAAATGAAACGTTTTGCTGAAGAAGTAATGCCACGAGTGCGATCGCGAGAACTCGTAGCTTAA